A genome region from Spartobacteria bacterium includes the following:
- a CDS encoding NAD(P)H-hydrate dehydratase encodes MKAVGTQALRAFEATIMREEGGVSGCTLMDRAGYAVAEAVLQYLSLAGIPRAEVLCVAGKGNNGGDAFVAARYLQEAGCRCAVWMTCCVDTLSGDALEHFRLMDQCGCSWAEKVEEDDWTAICLQDVRAHVIVDAVLGTGAHGAPRGRASDAIQFIRSMAEKAWILSVDIPSGLDGDNATHSECVVTADMTVSMAAPKPGLLLPEALSLVGKLDIADIGLPDVPDVPEQELVFNAGSEIRAMLPKRAVDSHKGSFGHVLVMGGSAQYPGALSLAVGGALYSGCGRVSAAAPVRAATSLSYWYREAIIAAEVHADVLDASLLDDVSLAAFSSVLLGPGLGQADASAELVHRLIREATVPLVLDADALNLLAAHGNQWRPLHERIVLTPHPGEAARLLNVSTKTIQQDRLHAVKQLVERWGAVVVLKGAGTLFAAPGQPIRININGNSGLAKGGSGDILAGLIAGLLAQGMRPCDAACAGVWLHGHAADCVAWAKGKAAMQASDLLDVLMR; translated from the coding sequence ATGAAGGCGGTAGGAACACAGGCGCTGCGTGCTTTTGAAGCGACGATTATGCGAGAGGAGGGAGGTGTCTCAGGATGCACCCTCATGGATCGTGCAGGCTATGCGGTGGCCGAGGCTGTTTTGCAGTATCTTTCTTTGGCAGGGATACCCCGCGCGGAAGTCCTATGTGTGGCGGGGAAGGGGAATAACGGGGGGGATGCGTTTGTTGCGGCACGATATCTGCAAGAAGCCGGTTGTCGCTGTGCGGTTTGGATGACCTGCTGTGTGGACACGCTTTCTGGTGATGCATTAGAGCATTTTCGATTGATGGATCAGTGCGGGTGTTCCTGGGCTGAGAAAGTCGAGGAGGATGATTGGACGGCGATCTGCCTGCAGGATGTGCGTGCCCATGTGATCGTGGACGCGGTGTTGGGCACCGGAGCCCATGGAGCACCTCGAGGCCGTGCATCCGATGCGATTCAGTTTATTCGTTCCATGGCCGAAAAGGCATGGATTCTTTCTGTCGATATTCCTTCAGGACTGGATGGCGATAATGCGACCCACTCCGAATGTGTTGTGACGGCGGATATGACTGTCAGCATGGCCGCGCCCAAGCCCGGATTGCTATTGCCGGAAGCCTTATCACTGGTCGGTAAGCTGGACATTGCCGACATCGGCCTGCCGGATGTGCCTGATGTGCCGGAGCAGGAGCTTGTGTTTAACGCGGGCAGCGAGATTCGTGCTATGCTGCCGAAGCGAGCCGTTGATTCGCATAAGGGTAGCTTTGGTCATGTTCTTGTTATGGGCGGATCTGCTCAGTACCCCGGGGCATTGAGCCTTGCGGTGGGCGGGGCACTGTATTCGGGGTGTGGACGGGTTAGTGCGGCGGCACCGGTTCGGGCTGCGACGTCGCTGAGCTATTGGTATCGTGAAGCAATTATTGCAGCAGAAGTCCATGCAGATGTGCTGGATGCGTCGCTGCTTGACGACGTTTCGCTGGCGGCCTTTTCTTCTGTATTACTGGGGCCCGGCCTGGGACAAGCCGATGCCTCGGCAGAACTGGTGCATCGTCTTATCCGTGAAGCGACCGTTCCACTGGTGCTGGATGCCGATGCATTAAATCTTCTGGCGGCTCATGGGAATCAATGGCGGCCTCTGCATGAGCGTATTGTCCTTACGCCTCATCCGGGCGAAGCGGCGCGACTACTTAACGTGTCGACAAAAACCATCCAGCAGGATCGTCTTCATGCGGTGAAGCAGCTGGTTGAACGGTGGGGCGCGGTGGTTGTGCTGAAGGGGGCGGGAACATTATTTGCCGCACCCGGACAACCGATCCGTATTAATATTAACGGGAATTCGGGTCTGGCAAAAGGGGGATCCGGCGATATTCTGGCGGGTTTGATCGCCGGTCTTCTGGCGCAGGGAATGAGGCCCTGCGATGCGGCGTGTGCCGGGGTCTGGCTTCATGGTCATGCAGCTGATTGTGTGGCATGGGCGAAAGGCAAGGCTGCGATGCAGGCCTCTGATTTGCTGGATGTATTGATGCGATAG
- a CDS encoding pyridoxine 5'-phosphate synthase yields the protein MKALVLGVNLDHIATLRQARGTSYPDPVDALPICEKCGVGGITIHVREDRRHMQDTDLFAMGKATSLPMNLEMAAVDSMVQLALQAHPAEVCVVPEKRQELTTEGGLNVADDMERMGRVVRSLSDAGIEVSLFIDPDLRQIEAAAELGAPVIELHTGSFCDAAEAHREAELQKLISGACRAHELGLQVNTGHGINMQNIDAILRIPYMHTLNIGHSIIARSVFIGLESAICEMQTAMTAYTGGERS from the coding sequence ATGAAGGCATTAGTTTTGGGTGTTAATCTGGATCACATCGCAACATTGCGTCAGGCTCGCGGCACGTCGTATCCCGATCCGGTCGATGCGCTTCCTATCTGTGAAAAATGCGGCGTCGGTGGGATAACCATCCATGTGCGGGAGGATCGTCGTCACATGCAGGATACCGATCTCTTTGCCATGGGGAAAGCGACATCCCTTCCCATGAATCTTGAAATGGCTGCGGTCGATTCCATGGTGCAGCTGGCTTTACAGGCACATCCCGCCGAGGTTTGTGTCGTTCCTGAGAAACGACAGGAGCTGACGACTGAAGGAGGATTAAACGTGGCCGATGATATGGAACGAATGGGGCGTGTCGTTCGGTCACTGTCGGATGCCGGGATCGAAGTCAGTTTGTTTATTGATCCCGATCTACGTCAGATTGAAGCGGCGGCGGAGCTGGGTGCTCCTGTTATTGAACTGCATACCGGTTCATTCTGCGATGCCGCAGAAGCTCACCGTGAGGCAGAACTGCAGAAACTGATTTCCGGCGCATGCCGGGCGCATGAACTGGGACTTCAGGTCAATACAGGCCATGGCATTAATATGCAGAACATTGATGCCATTTTGCGCATTCCTTATATGCATACGCTGAACATTGGACATAGTATCATCGCTCGCTCTGTATTTATCGGGCTGGAATCGGCGATTTGTGAAATGCAGACCGCCATGACCGCATATACGGGTGGCGAACGCTCATGA
- a CDS encoding diguanylate cyclase, whose translation MICISSFAPWPLILLINTTPWYMYVLQVLGVVVAAFIVFCLFSSYFRFQKLAGKLTPGSASTMSAETVGPAEPFHVELMMRLSQLRGSRGFFAMLSMRILPQSGDTALTEDEQALFHSQVWETLRSSLRKTDLLFDNGQGVCRCFLSQCDRSHAEKIAQRVDHVMKRQPVRLQNGRLLRPQLQQIVCAVPECGESLKELIQALRLAEDQWSHDRHLICVPRLTAETAISDDDAERETAYNPMLDTVTGLLKYARVPTALQKYMATHRRRGDAVVMLLLDVDDLERYNRQYGREAGDRILKEVGDLLHHFTRESDFLGRFEEDSIVVMLPGTLNEGEEIARRTVTDLRRRIIQHDMTRLRATVSVGIGAFPEHGRTPRDLYKHCLTAVAESRRKGGNAWSTTPVSVSGSRRENQWKDIF comes from the coding sequence ATGATCTGTATTTCCTCTTTCGCGCCATGGCCTTTAATACTGCTGATTAATACAACGCCATGGTATATGTATGTCTTACAGGTTCTTGGTGTGGTGGTGGCTGCATTTATTGTCTTTTGCTTGTTTTCCAGTTATTTCCGTTTCCAAAAATTGGCGGGAAAATTGACGCCAGGTTCTGCTTCGACCATGTCAGCGGAGACCGTCGGACCGGCTGAACCATTCCATGTTGAGCTCATGATGCGCCTCAGCCAGTTACGGGGGTCTCGTGGTTTTTTTGCAATGTTGTCTATGCGCATATTACCGCAGAGTGGCGATACGGCACTGACCGAGGACGAGCAGGCGTTGTTTCACTCACAGGTATGGGAAACCTTGCGATCCAGTCTTCGTAAGACCGATCTTCTGTTCGATAACGGCCAGGGGGTATGTCGCTGTTTTTTATCTCAATGCGACAGAAGTCATGCGGAAAAAATAGCTCAACGGGTGGATCATGTAATGAAACGCCAACCGGTACGCTTGCAGAATGGCCGATTGCTTCGTCCTCAACTGCAGCAGATCGTCTGTGCTGTGCCGGAATGCGGTGAGAGTTTAAAAGAACTGATTCAGGCACTGCGTCTTGCCGAGGATCAGTGGTCCCATGATCGTCATCTGATCTGCGTACCGCGTCTGACTGCGGAAACGGCGATATCGGATGATGATGCAGAGCGGGAAACCGCCTACAACCCCATGCTCGATACGGTTACAGGTTTGTTGAAATATGCTCGCGTTCCTACGGCATTGCAGAAATATATGGCGACCCATCGCCGACGGGGAGACGCCGTGGTGATGCTGCTGCTCGATGTGGATGATTTGGAGCGGTACAATCGGCAGTATGGCAGGGAAGCAGGGGATCGCATACTCAAAGAAGTGGGGGATCTGCTCCATCATTTTACCCGGGAATCAGATTTTCTGGGCCGTTTTGAAGAGGATTCGATCGTCGTCATGCTGCCAGGCACTCTCAATGAGGGGGAAGAAATTGCGCGTCGTACCGTGACGGATTTGCGTCGCCGTATTATTCAGCATGACATGACGCGGCTGCGTGCGACGGTCAGTGTAGGGATAGGAGCCTTTCCTGAGCATGGTCGCACACCCCGGGATTTGTATAAACATTGTTTGACCGCTGTGGCCGAATCTCGTCGAAAGGGGGGCAACGCATGGAGCACAACGCCTGTATCTGTTTCCGGCAGCAGGCGGGAAAATCAATGGAAAGATATTTTTTAG
- the ugpC gene encoding sn-glycerol-3-phosphate ABC transporter ATP-binding protein UgpC, translating into MARVLLENVFKVYPGNITAVQGMNLEVNNREFMVLVGPSGCGKSTTLRMVAGLEDVTRGNIYIDGRRVNNVSPKDRDIAMVFQSFALYQHMTVYKNMDFGLRMRGFPKAEIEKRVAEAAEILGLEHVLNRKPKALSGGQRQRVAVGRAIVRKPKVFLFDEPLSNLDAKKRIQMRTELSKLHTRLAATMIYVTHDQNEAMTMGDRICVMKDGVVQQVDRPLEVYYHPTNQFVAGFIGSPPMNFFDGTIERKAGGLFFNEGSFNVRVDDSHAKYLDKYEGKTVVFGVRPEDLNDATLIIPADPDRTLIAKIEVYEPVGADVYLYLHTGQHSFIARMDSKQTARVGQDLNVIVDMKQVHFFHKETGDTIV; encoded by the coding sequence ATGGCGCGAGTTCTATTGGAGAATGTATTTAAAGTCTATCCCGGCAATATTACAGCGGTTCAGGGTATGAATCTCGAGGTTAATAATCGCGAATTTATGGTGCTGGTGGGGCCGTCCGGATGTGGAAAATCGACAACGCTTCGAATGGTCGCGGGATTGGAAGATGTCACTCGCGGCAATATTTATATCGATGGCCGTCGAGTCAATAATGTGTCGCCTAAAGATCGAGACATCGCCATGGTTTTTCAGAGTTTTGCGCTGTATCAGCATATGACCGTATATAAAAACATGGATTTTGGTCTGCGTATGCGCGGATTTCCCAAGGCTGAGATTGAAAAACGTGTCGCTGAGGCGGCTGAAATTCTAGGTCTTGAGCATGTATTGAATCGAAAACCAAAGGCCCTTTCGGGAGGACAGCGGCAGCGCGTGGCTGTCGGTCGTGCGATCGTGCGAAAACCGAAAGTGTTTCTCTTTGATGAACCGCTTTCTAATCTGGATGCAAAAAAAAGAATTCAGATGCGTACTGAGCTTAGTAAGTTACATACACGTCTCGCTGCCACAATGATTTATGTGACACATGATCAGAACGAGGCGATGACCATGGGGGATCGTATTTGTGTCATGAAGGATGGAGTGGTTCAGCAGGTTGACCGGCCGCTGGAGGTCTATTATCATCCGACCAATCAGTTTGTCGCGGGGTTTATCGGTAGTCCGCCTATGAATTTTTTCGATGGAACCATCGAGCGCAAAGCGGGCGGTCTTTTTTTCAATGAAGGGTCGTTTAATGTTCGCGTTGATGATTCCCATGCAAAATATTTAGATAAATACGAGGGTAAGACGGTTGTTTTCGGTGTCCGGCCGGAAGATTTAAATGATGCGACGCTGATTATTCCTGCAGACCCGGATCGGACGCTGATAGCAAAAATAGAGGTGTATGAACCTGTAGGTGCAGATGTTTATCTATATCTGCATACGGGGCAGCATTCCTTTATTGCCAGAATGGATTCGAAACAGACCGCGAGAGTTGGGCAGGATCTTAATGTCATTGTAGATATGAAACAGGTACACTTTTTTCACAAAGAAACAGGCGATACCATCGTTTAG
- the miaB gene encoding tRNA (N6-isopentenyl adenosine(37)-C2)-methylthiotransferase MiaB has protein sequence MKNPNNEEKTYHIWTIGCQMNEADSRHLATRLEQLGYSAVDKPENADLVVLNTCVVRQQAENRIYGFLGSLKRYRRARPWLRIALMGCLVGHQVDPELKKKLRFVNYFIAPSDVDSLIYQLAEDDGMEIPTTPPESSFDLPEAQRINTVTAFVPVILGCSHACSYCIIPSRRGGERSRPMDEILIEVRTLVEQGVKEIMLLGQIVDRYGRDFEGGRPNLSDLLRGVSQIDGLERLRFLTSHPLWMTQDVLDTVAEIPSICPQMEVALQSGNTAMLKRMRRGYTREGFLELVASIRRTIPGSAIHTDIIVGFCGETEEEFMDTVTMLKEVEFDKVHIAKYSVRPGTYGAAHFEDDVLPEEKERRRKMLEEIQKEIQTRKNQVLLGQSVEVLTEGQDKGRWRGRTKQNKIVFFDKVEPCIGKLVHVRIDWAGPFSMIGTAID, from the coding sequence ATGAAAAATCCTAATAACGAAGAAAAAACGTATCATATCTGGACCATTGGCTGTCAAATGAATGAAGCCGATTCACGCCACCTGGCCACCCGGCTGGAACAGCTGGGGTATTCGGCCGTGGATAAGCCGGAAAACGCTGATTTAGTGGTGTTGAATACCTGTGTTGTCAGACAGCAGGCTGAAAATCGTATTTATGGGTTTCTGGGGTCATTGAAACGATACCGCAGGGCACGTCCGTGGCTGCGCATTGCTTTAATGGGGTGCCTCGTGGGGCATCAGGTTGATCCGGAACTAAAGAAAAAATTGCGGTTTGTGAATTATTTCATTGCGCCGTCGGATGTAGACAGTTTGATCTATCAGTTGGCGGAAGACGACGGAATGGAGATTCCAACCACTCCCCCTGAGTCCAGTTTTGACTTGCCCGAGGCGCAGCGGATTAATACGGTCACTGCTTTTGTTCCCGTTATATTGGGTTGTTCGCATGCCTGCTCTTACTGTATCATTCCGTCTCGTCGTGGCGGAGAGCGCAGTCGACCGATGGACGAAATTTTGATTGAGGTACGCACGTTGGTGGAACAGGGTGTCAAAGAAATCATGTTGCTCGGACAGATTGTAGATCGCTACGGCCGGGATTTCGAAGGGGGACGCCCTAATTTATCGGATTTACTGCGCGGGGTATCACAGATCGATGGATTGGAACGACTGCGTTTTCTAACCTCTCATCCACTGTGGATGACGCAGGATGTGCTGGATACTGTTGCCGAAATTCCGTCTATCTGTCCCCAGATGGAGGTGGCCTTGCAATCAGGCAATACGGCTATGCTGAAGCGTATGCGAAGGGGGTATACACGAGAGGGCTTTTTAGAGCTTGTCGCGTCCATTCGCCGCACCATTCCCGGTTCTGCCATCCATACCGATATTATTGTTGGCTTCTGCGGTGAAACCGAAGAAGAATTTATGGATACGGTAACGATGCTTAAGGAGGTGGAGTTTGACAAAGTCCACATTGCCAAGTATTCGGTTCGTCCCGGTACGTATGGTGCTGCGCATTTTGAGGATGATGTGTTGCCGGAAGAAAAAGAGCGTCGTCGAAAAATGCTGGAAGAGATACAAAAAGAAATTCAGACGCGAAAAAATCAGGTGCTGCTCGGTCAATCCGTAGAGGTATTGACTGAGGGACAGGACAAAGGCCGCTGGCGGGGTCGCACAAAGCAGAATAAAATTGTGTTTTTCGACAAGGTCGAGCCCTGCATTGGGAAACTGGTTCATGTGCGTATAGACTGGGCCGGACCATTTTCGATGATTGGGACGGCCATCGACTAA
- a CDS encoding PilT/PilU family type 4a pilus ATPase, translating to MSKEQLTRTIMQEWISLNASDLHIKAPNPPFARIHGELIPMKGFAALTEMQVESFAMMLLGLKHYEAFRHDHELDMAIDWDGRRVRVNAHIQQGGVGLALRLLPERFIDVEDLGLPEAITDSMCSLRQGLVLVTGATGSGKSTTLASLINRINSCYSRHIITVEDPVEYKHVSRRSLVTQREIGSDSATFSEALRRILREDPDVVLIGEMRDRETMSAALTLAETGHLTFATLHTSDAVQTITRVISSFPSSEQEEVRTQMAMVLRYVLSQQLVPWSNGKGRSLAAEILVMNSAVASMIRDNKLQQIGAVMQTGGKFHMRTMNMALRQLIRAGSIDEETALKFSSDREELLRLR from the coding sequence ATGAGCAAAGAGCAACTAACCAGAACCATCATGCAGGAATGGATCAGTCTGAACGCGTCTGATTTGCATATTAAAGCACCCAATCCACCCTTTGCCCGAATTCATGGCGAGCTGATCCCCATGAAAGGGTTCGCGGCTCTGACAGAGATGCAGGTCGAATCCTTTGCCATGATGCTTCTGGGACTGAAGCACTATGAAGCCTTTCGGCATGATCATGAACTGGATATGGCCATAGACTGGGATGGACGGCGTGTACGCGTGAATGCGCATATACAGCAGGGGGGCGTAGGACTCGCACTCCGTTTGCTGCCTGAACGTTTCATCGATGTCGAAGATCTCGGATTACCCGAGGCCATAACCGATAGCATGTGCTCGCTGCGTCAGGGGCTGGTTCTCGTTACCGGGGCCACAGGGTCAGGCAAATCAACAACACTGGCCAGTTTGATCAATCGGATCAACAGTTGTTATTCCCGCCATATTATTACGGTGGAAGATCCCGTTGAGTATAAGCATGTTTCTAGAAGAAGTCTGGTTACACAAAGGGAGATAGGCAGTGATTCGGCAACATTCAGTGAGGCGCTTCGGCGTATTTTGCGCGAGGATCCCGATGTGGTTCTTATCGGAGAAATGCGGGATCGTGAAACCATGTCTGCTGCATTGACACTGGCAGAAACGGGGCATTTAACTTTTGCGACTCTGCATACGTCTGATGCCGTGCAGACGATTACACGAGTGATCAGTTCTTTTCCATCCAGCGAGCAAGAGGAAGTTCGGACGCAGATGGCGATGGTGCTGCGCTATGTGCTATCCCAGCAGCTGGTTCCTTGGAGTAACGGAAAGGGCCGGTCACTGGCGGCAGAAATACTGGTCATGAATTCTGCTGTTGCATCAATGATTCGTGATAATAAGCTGCAGCAAATCGGTGCGGTGATGCAGACCGGTGGAAAATTTCATATGCGCACGATGAATATGGCGTTGCGCCAACTGATCAGGGCGGGATCAATCGATGAGGAAACGGCGTTGAAATTCAGTTCTGACCGCGAAGAACTCCTGCGCCTGCGCTGA
- a CDS encoding type II secretion system F family protein produces the protein MAKFLYEAMGSDGRTKRDVIEAESVKQAQQLLSQKGMIPIKVTIKKGGETSGLMEKLQMMNSRVKTRDLILFTRQFSTMVRVGISATKLLSIMEEQSEQPVLRKVVKSMGKTIEDGHSFSEAFAAFPHIFSPLYCSMVHAGEVSGTIPQIMNELIKIIEHDDTMRSDIKSALQYPKIVLIALLVSFVVLLIVVFPRFASMYVDAGLTLPFPTRVCMALSDAFIHNWIWVVVGVVAVTGSVVAFFRTKTGRMKLDRFLINLPIVGDLIQKSNISRFASIFSIMQSNGMNVLESMAIIKSTVSNRAMAADFDDLVEKLSQGEGLATPMRECKFFTPMLINMVAIGEETGNMSEMLHVVAEHYDIETQYSINRMIGSIGPLLTVLLAVVVGFFALAIYMPMWDLVKMVN, from the coding sequence ATGGCAAAATTTCTTTATGAAGCGATGGGGTCGGACGGTCGCACTAAACGCGATGTAATTGAGGCCGAAAGCGTAAAACAGGCGCAACAGCTGTTGTCACAGAAGGGGATGATTCCCATTAAAGTAACCATTAAAAAGGGCGGCGAGACGTCCGGCTTGATGGAAAAATTGCAGATGATGAACAGTCGGGTCAAAACAAGGGATCTGATCTTGTTCACCCGTCAGTTCAGCACCATGGTGCGTGTGGGTATTTCGGCCACCAAATTGTTGTCGATCATGGAAGAACAGTCCGAGCAGCCTGTCTTGCGCAAGGTGGTCAAGAGTATGGGAAAAACCATTGAAGACGGGCATAGTTTCTCAGAAGCCTTTGCAGCTTTTCCACATATTTTTTCCCCCCTGTACTGCAGTATGGTTCACGCGGGAGAGGTGAGCGGCACGATTCCTCAAATTATGAATGAACTGATCAAGATTATTGAGCATGACGATACCATGCGCAGTGATATCAAGTCGGCATTGCAATATCCCAAAATTGTGCTCATTGCTCTGCTTGTTTCCTTTGTTGTTCTGCTGATTGTGGTGTTCCCGCGATTTGCTTCTATGTACGTAGATGCCGGGTTAACGCTGCCGTTTCCAACCCGGGTCTGTATGGCGCTCAGTGACGCATTCATTCATAACTGGATATGGGTTGTTGTTGGCGTCGTTGCTGTCACCGGGTCGGTTGTCGCCTTTTTCAGAACCAAAACGGGACGCATGAAATTAGATCGTTTTTTGATCAACCTCCCTATTGTGGGGGATCTCATTCAGAAATCCAATATATCCCGCTTTGCTAGTATTTTTTCGATTATGCAGTCCAACGGCATGAACGTGCTCGAAAGTATGGCCATCATTAAAAGCACGGTCAGCAACCGAGCTATGGCGGCTGACTTTGATGATTTAGTGGAGAAACTAAGTCAGGGAGAAGGTTTAGCGACACCGATGCGCGAATGTAAGTTTTTTACACCGATGCTCATCAATATGGTGGCGATCGGAGAGGAAACAGGCAATATGTCGGAAATGCTGCATGTGGTCGCTGAGCATTATGATATTGAAACCCAGTATTCCATTAATCGGATGATTGGATCCATTGGTCCGTTGCTGACGGTTCTTCTTGCCGTCGTTGTCGGTTTTTTTGCTCTGGCTATCTATATGCCGATGTGGGATTTGGTTAAGATGGTCAACTAA
- a CDS encoding general secretion pathway protein GspE — MKSNLRIGEVLVEAGLVKPDRLQQALREHKNAKMKVGEYLVRQGIVHENDLVDVLAKVLHVDRYVAERYPVDIALGGILPIEIAQKYRAVPVQRKGTFLTVAMTDPSDINDLDALENIVQVEVEPVICTQTEYEQLIGSVYGKSVTLDGVLENLDDVVYTQEKDESETENIQVNSLMDAAEGAPVVRLVNWIIAQAVNDGASDVHISPERDIVQLRFRIDGILKEQPAPPKAMFLHVISRIKILAKLDISISRIPQDGRFNLKVENRDINIRVSTIPTVNGENVVMRILDKSAGILTLEQMGMSDANRKKVEAAIIKPYGMVLTAGPTGSGKTTSLYSVLNRLNRPEVNIMTVEDPVEYRMDRVRQVQLNERAGMTFASGLRSILRQDPDIVMVGEIRDAETARIAVQAALTGHIVLSTVHTNNAAGAITRLVDMGIEPLLVSSVLLVAIAQRLVRKVCPSCGVPVEPHPNSLAYWSLTNDPSYTFVTASGCDHCKHSGYRGRTGLYEVLEVNEKIKDLIMSRAGDHEITRIAQKENGLITLRQDAAEKIATGVTTMEEAMLKVGT; from the coding sequence ATGAAAAGCAATCTGCGTATAGGAGAAGTACTGGTAGAAGCGGGACTGGTTAAGCCCGACCGGCTGCAGCAGGCACTGCGTGAACACAAAAATGCAAAAATGAAGGTGGGTGAATATTTAGTTCGCCAGGGGATCGTGCATGAAAATGATTTGGTCGACGTACTGGCTAAAGTGCTGCATGTAGACCGTTATGTGGCAGAACGTTATCCCGTCGATATTGCCCTGGGCGGCATCCTGCCTATCGAAATTGCGCAGAAATATCGTGCCGTTCCCGTTCAGAGAAAAGGAACGTTTCTTACGGTGGCGATGACCGATCCGTCGGACATCAACGATTTGGATGCACTGGAAAATATTGTGCAGGTAGAGGTCGAGCCGGTCATCTGTACGCAGACAGAATATGAGCAGTTAATTGGAAGCGTATACGGGAAGTCGGTGACGCTGGACGGTGTGCTGGAAAATCTGGATGACGTGGTATATACGCAGGAAAAAGATGAGTCTGAAACCGAAAATATTCAGGTCAACTCACTGATGGATGCGGCAGAAGGGGCACCAGTGGTTCGACTGGTAAACTGGATCATTGCACAGGCCGTGAACGATGGTGCCAGCGATGTACATATCAGTCCGGAACGCGATATCGTTCAGTTGCGTTTCCGAATTGACGGGATTCTTAAGGAGCAGCCGGCGCCGCCGAAAGCAATGTTCCTGCATGTGATATCCCGTATTAAAATTTTAGCCAAACTGGATATTTCCATATCACGAATTCCGCAAGACGGTCGCTTCAACCTCAAAGTGGAAAATAGGGATATTAATATCCGTGTATCCACGATTCCGACGGTCAACGGCGAGAATGTGGTGATGCGTATTCTGGATAAAAGTGCGGGTATTCTGACGTTAGAACAGATGGGCATGTCCGACGCGAATCGTAAAAAAGTCGAAGCCGCCATCATCAAGCCCTATGGGATGGTGCTGACTGCCGGTCCGACAGGCAGCGGAAAGACGACCAGTCTTTATTCTGTTTTGAATCGCTTGAATCGACCGGAAGTAAATATCATGACGGTGGAAGATCCCGTGGAATATCGCATGGATCGCGTACGTCAGGTACAGCTGAATGAGCGAGCCGGAATGACGTTTGCCAGTGGACTGCGTTCGATTCTTCGACAGGATCCGGACATCGTGATGGTTGGGGAAATTCGTGATGCAGAAACGGCCCGCATTGCGGTGCAGGCGGCACTGACGGGGCATATTGTTTTGAGTACCGTGCATACCAATAATGCGGCGGGGGCTATTACACGACTGGTGGATATGGGCATTGAGCCGCTTTTGGTTTCGTCGGTTCTGCTTGTTGCGATAGCGCAGCGGCTTGTTCGAAAAGTGTGTCCATCCTGCGGTGTTCCGGTGGAGCCGCATCCGAATTCACTGGCCTACTGGTCTCTGACCAATGATCCGTCCTATACGTTTGTAACAGCTTCTGGATGTGATCATTGCAAACATTCCGGCTATCGTGGTCGTACAGGACTGTATGAAGTACTGGAAGTGAATGAGAAAATCAAAGATTTGATTATGAGCCGGGCGGGAGATCACGAAATAACCCGTATTGCGCAGAAAGAAAATGGACTGATCACTCTGAGACAGGATGCGGCAGAGAAAATTGCAACGGGTGTGACTACCATGGAAGAGGCTATGCTCAAGGTGGGTACGTAG